In Gadus morhua chromosome 2, gadMor3.0, whole genome shotgun sequence, the DNA window agggggggaaggaggaggtgatggaggtggaggcggaggaggaggtgatggaggttatgggggtggaggaggtgatggaggttatggaggtggaggtgtccgGGATGGACATGGTCACCCTGCAAGGTATGTGCATTGGACCAAGGCTGGAGCTCGATGCACCCAAATGATTACAGTCAATGACACAATTCTTGCTAttaattgtctgtctgtctgtctgtctgtctgtctgtctgtctgtctgtctgtctgtctgtctgtgtgtctgtctgtctgtctgtctgtctgtctgtctgtctgcaggtatAATAGGCAGTGCAATGGCAGATGAACAGAAGATGCTGGCGCATTTGCCGGATTGGCTGAAAAGTAAAACGCAACAACTTTGTCAGCTTtcagtacagatctgaaaacgGGTAATCCCACCTGGTTGTATAACGCGTCACCTTTAGAGAAAATCCCTTTTCATTCTCAGATATTCTTGACATCCACTCTTCCCCGTCCGAGGGAGCGGTGGATAGCCAGGAGAGGAAGACGAAGGTTGACGCATGGATGGAGAAGGTCCTGAAGCCGATGAGGGAGGGGCTCCTCGCTCTGCCAGACGGCCCTGTCAAGGACGTGGGTAGGTGGTGTGTGCTCCCACCGACAGAGCTTCATGGCATCACAGCCATTACCTTTCACAACAAACACTATTAGTGGGTTCaattcttaaaggggacatatcataccaccaggcgtgagtgtgattagccacctagatgtgtgacggatagatgagcaacgtttggacacgcccacctgtgatgtcacaatgctgcacattttgaaaacggcttgtaacggctaatcacactcacacctggtggtatgataggtcCCCCTTAAGAACCCAGCTCTCTGCTTGTTCATGTGCCGGGGTTAGTGGTTACTGTCACTCACCAACTGGCAAGACATTGAACACCGGTGTGTTTAATCTCTCTTCAACACTCAAAACCTGCAACCAACACTCAACACAATTTAACAGTCTTATGCTGAATTATACCAGTTATGGGAGCTAtctatacacagacacacacacacacacacacacacacacatttgttctTAAGTGCGTTGCTTTCCAAGTAACACACATGCATTGAACTTTTTCTACTTGTGCTTTGAAAACGCATCCTTCAGCCAAACCTGATAATAGTATTGCATAAACAATTACCATCTAGCGAACAGTAGCATCTTGGCAAATGTGTTACACTGCCGAGTCCCTAGAGGGCAGTGTCGCGCTGTGTCAAATGAAAGCTGCGATAAAGTCAGCATGTCCCCAAAAACCCGCTCGCGTTGTGaggccctcccccctccgcttCACCCTAGCAGTAGATGATAGAGCGCATGCTCTAAGAGGAATACACAACAACATGTATAGATAATGAATGTACCAAATAGCAAGTTTTGCTATTGAAACTCTGACATGTGTGGTGCCAATTTCTCAGTCTCGTGGGTGGTCTTGAAACTCTTACCCTTGATCACCGAATGGAAATGGGGAACCACAGCCAACTTCATCTATCACAGCCCAGGTGAGATAAATTATGTAAATAGTATAAATACACATTCATAAatcaataatgtaaaaaaacaacaggagATTGCAGTTCCGTACAGAAGTACTGTGCGTTAACTGTTTATTAgcaaatatataggcctagtaCCACGGTACACGGATCACAATTCAATATGCTTGTATTTGACTTCCAGCAACCTTTTAATATCATGACATGAATCATGAACTCAAACCCCAAAGCACCGTCAATAACGTAAAACCTGCACCATGTAACTTTAGGCTGGAGCTATACCCtccaaagaaaaatatatttccCAAATATATTTCAAACCAGTGTTTTGTTGGTCATTGTAGACGAGTTCATTCCAGAGTGTCTGAGGTCTACGGAGAACCTCCAGCTGGTTGACGCTGGTCTGTTCCTGAACTCACCATACCCTCCGTTCCTCGGGCCCAAGAGGGACGTGGACCTCATCATCTCCCTGGACTTCTCCCTGGGGCAGAgcctgaaggtgtgtgtgtgtgtattcatagcCTTTTTATTGATCCCCAGGAAAATCTTCCACTGTGCTCTGTATAACTATAAAAAAACGTTGGGATTTGTTAACCTTGACCCTACTTCACAATCATTTAGGGTTTAAGGGACTAGAATGCGCAAAATAATTTTGGAAAGCGGTCCAGTACTGAGCTTAAACGTTGCAGCCGTAATAGGTGGAAAGGTGCTGCGAGGGAACCCTTTGGGGCGGTGGCCCCCTCTCAATTTACCTCCTCTAAAGGTGCTTGTTTTTGCCACTGACGGGTACAGATCATATTCGAACATTATGGAAAGGATCTTAGTCTGTCTTAGTGCCAATTAGACCCAGTTATTGGAAAATAGTTCCCCTCCAGGTAGCTCGGTAGTGATGGGATATTGCatgttaaaatgtgtgtgtgtgtgtgtgtgtgtgtgtgtgtgtgtgtgtgtgtgtgtgtgtgtgtgtgtgtgtgtgtgtgtgtgtgtgtgtgtgtgtgtgtgtgtcatggggaCGTTTTAATAACTGAAGTTCAATACAGCAGTGCAaaaaacaaagcattttattttctaGTAGCCCTTGTTATTGTACGGTGATACAAGTTCGATCAAAACGTTGCAACTATGTGACTTTGACTCGCTTACCGTCATCGAGCCCAGAGCCTGACCCTGGCCAGGGATTATGCAGTCGAGGTGGGGAAGCCGTTCCCAGTGATAGACGACACGGTCCTGGAGGAAATGGACTGGCCCAGGGACTTCTACGTGTTCCCGGGAGGTCGTTCCGCGCCCACCATCGTTTACATGCCTCTCTTCAACCAAAGGAACTGCAGAGGTATATAAGTCGGGATGCCCCTGTGTACCTCGGCTTTCAAGTCACGACTCTTGTGGTCGTCGAAGGAGAACGATAGAgcggcgaagtcacgccccttccgggagagcccatgggacctatgagatcgaaaaatacgAATGGGTTTCAaaggagagaaagtaattatcttctggtcccagtctttataaggattacacatatgttgtgtAATCCGGTTAAGGAGAATGGGGGGCTTCTCttataaaaaatgttttagaTTTGTCCTCAGCATGAAAGGAAATACAAGTTTTGTTGAGGTTTAATTATCCTGTATCCATGTAGAAGAAATG includes these proteins:
- the LOC115559564 gene encoding cytosolic phospholipase A2 gamma isoform X4, whose protein sequence is MGQDDLLDTLLYMGGVSGSGWAMASLYTDPQWSTNTAAALARLTQPGPEVDDIMAWLKVRSEQEDFSLSDLWGSLLSSSIMKQMDRTRLSDEAKRQTTNPYPVYSALEQKCYLDGQTKGKWFELTPHESGFTELNHFTPTSLLGHRPSDSGASEGEKGVKGGKEEVMEVEAEEEVMEVMGVEEVMEVMEVEVSGMDMVTLQGIIGSAMADEQKMLAHLPDWLKNILDIHSSPSEGAVDSQERKTKVDAWMEKVLKPMREGLLALPDGPVKDVVSWVVLKLLPLITEWKWGTTANFIYHSPDEFIPECLRSTENLQLVDAGLFLNSPYPPFLGPKRDVDLIISLDFSLGQSLKSLTLARDYAVEVGKPFPVIDDTVLEEMDWPRDFYVFPGGRSAPTIVYMPLFNQRNCRDAAEVKSKMAEYTTVQMPYNQKKIAGMLKIAMDNMKNNKNKLMLEMHSAAVRKQERSVLRVLDWMPGLSSWITGQNPITILI